Part of the Lolium rigidum isolate FL_2022 chromosome 6, APGP_CSIRO_Lrig_0.1, whole genome shotgun sequence genome, GTGTCGTCACATAAAAGGTCCTCTTTTTCTGTATAAGCATATAGAAATGTTAGTgatgtaaacaaatataatattcaTTTTGTTTTCTTCGCGGGGAGATACATACCAGGTAACCAGCAAGAATTCCACATGTTTCCAAATTATTTGCAGTATTTGCCTCAGCAAGCCTCAGAAAAGACTCCATTAACGCCACCGGCTGACAGGTAAAACAAAATAGCGTTGAAGGGGTATAAGAGGTCTATTGGCTGGATGAAATATGAATAAAAAGAATCATGGTCAATAATACAGTGGATATGGAACAATGCCATGAAAAAGGAAGCTGCAAACTGAATTAGTTTATTTACCACATGCAAATTCTGAAAACGTCCTGTGTCACAGGTAGCCAATCCTGGTCTTGGATCAGCTACTCTTGATGGAGAAATTGGTCTATGTTTAGGGTGTACTTGTGCCAGGACTGGTGGGGGAGAAGGCTGCCTGATATTCAGCTGGGAGAATTCTTCCTCAAAACCAGCATAAGATACAGATGCTGGCCCTTTTACTGGTAAAGACCATCGACCATCGTCAAGTGAGAGAACAGACTGCATATCACCATTGATATTTGTGGATCCATCCAGCGATGTTGTACTAGAACCATATGAGCCATTTTGGTTCAAGATTGCTGGCACTAAACTGCAGAAGAATGGAACATCAATGGCAAGTGATCAGGAACAGGCGAACAGCCATATTACATTAGCTGTATGGGTTAGCTTATTTATAAAGAAATGGAGAATAGGGAAAACCCTTCCTAGGTTCTCACCTAGGGATATCACTTTGGGTTAGTTCGGGGTAACTTGGGTACTGGATCTGTAACACGCAGTAATGAAACTCATACATCAATAGTTTCATCATGTTAACTGATAAAGCAAATTGAGAACATGATACTTATACCTTGACGCCAGTGACAGGCCCTGTCCATTGGCCATGAAGACCATTCGGTCCAAGTATTGAATGCCTGGATAATGTTTCGTCCTTTAGATATGGCAAACTGGTAGACCTGCATAAGTTACACAGTAAACGCAAATCATTTTCTCCCTAGTTTTTAGAAAGAAAGAATTAGCCACAACTGTACAGTATGTAGATCAACAGTTACATAGAAAAAGTTCATGTGCCTAAGCAGAAATTCATCTATAGTAGCAAAGTTGGATTAAATAAACAAAGATATGAAATACAAATGCAAAAAAAATTAGGCTGCAAAAGCATAGAAACTAGAAGAGACCAATCTTGACAATTTTCAGGAACAGCATAAATTCAATCTCGTTTTTCCATTATACAGAATCATAATGCAGTCAAACAAATTCTTGATTTTAAGAAATACCAAGACCAATTCCAGGTCACACCCAGTATGATTCACAAGAAAATTAACATGGACTCCTTCCAGgtgaaataaaaaacaaaaggttGCAACTAGATCTCTTGAAAACATCGTTCGAATCATGCCAGGCTCAACATACACTGGTGGGACTTGAACCTATGGCTATTGACACAGCAATAGGCAACCAAAAGCTAGGCTGTCCCTGCAGAAAGCACCGGTAACTGGAAATTTTAAGGCACGCTCATCAACAGTTCAACTGATCTTTTGCTTGTATGATTGTGCTGTTTGACCTGAAAGCTCATGCATTACTTATCCAGTTAATCCCTCTGTTCCTGAATAAGACATTCTAATATCTTGTGTAATAAGTCCATTATTGCTGCTGGTATGGTGTATGCCACTCTAGTACACAGTAGGAAAATGTTTATGTTACTCTAGTACATCTAGGAAAATGTGTATGTTACTCTAGTCCACAGTAAGCCATTTATTGCTGCTGGGATGGTGTATGCCACTCTGCTGGGATGGCGCAAAGTTATCTCGAAATCAGAGAATGACATGTAACTAAGAACGAAATTTGAAAAATGGAATGACGCGTAACTACGAAGAACACCATGCAAGGCAAATCAGACATGCCATAACATGCACATAAATAACATCTAATTATACACATACGATTTGACTAGCTGCCTATCAGGTTCAACACCCTGTGGCGATGCCTCTTGATGGCCCCCCTTAGAGAACGTTTTCTGCAATGGACCTGTTGCACTTCCAAAAGCTGGCTACAGGAGAAAACAAGTAGATCCCATGAAAAAGGAAATAAAACAATATACACAATAGGTGCCAATACGTTTGCAGTATATAACCCCCTTCTCCAAAAGGTGGTATAGAAACGTCAGGATGGGAAACAATCAAATGAAGGATATACCTGCACCATAGGTGGACTTGGAGCAAGCTGAGCAATTTGCTCCTTCACAATCGGCTTCAGAGACTCTAGCTCGCTGATAACATTCAAGAGTTTCTACAAGAAATTTGAGGTACTCAACATAAGCATTTGACAAGTCCATTCCAAATTCAAAAGGACAAACTATGACACTGAATTGCTATGTTACTCtataagaaatatatatatatcaggCTTCAGTAAGCATTTTAATCATGGTAAACTTGATTCAAGTACAAGCTTAGATAGGTAAATACATCAGAGTTATGTGGCCCTTTCTTCAAGAATTCCTTTTCTCTTGACTTGAATGCATGGTAATCGCGATGCTTCGGGATCGTCTCGGACAATAGGCTGCCAGTAACTAGTGGTCAGACATATATACCATTAACACACAAGCTTAAGATATTATGAGTAGCTAATACCAAGATATACACCAACACAGCTCACCCCTACCTCGAGTATCTCAGGAGGATAATGTACAGGTCGACCAGGTTCTTTTCCTCTCGGTATATGTTAGCCTGCGCACCACATAAAACCACCCAAATGTTACAACCCACGAGCTAATTGACAGTGTGTAACTTAATTGCATAGCAAACAAGAGCCGATTAAGCGTCCCCGGACCCGAAACTGCCACATTTACATGCAAACCCAGCATCATTAGCACCAAGAGACGAGATTGCGATGCATTTGAGAGACTCTGGCACGGGAATCGCCGCTTAGCGTATTCAGATATCGGCTTAGGGTTTGACCTGGCGGAGAAGATTGTCGGCGATCCGGAAATAGTAGGGGAGGCTGATGCGGTGGTCGACCGCGACCGGACGCGCCAGCCCCTCGATGCTTGTGTCCCTCCTAGCTCGCCTAGGTGATGTCATGGCCATTCTGTATCGACTCCTCCGACGATCTTTTACAGCGACGAGGGTCCGAAAGGATCTCCGGGCTACTCTGAGATGACAGTGGGGAGGAGGTGTGGGACGGCCAAAGAGGCAGAGGGAAAGACGCGGGGGGATCGGCCGGCCGAGCAGGcgacgcggcggcagcggcggcgcgtcgGTCAGCGGGGAGGTGTAACAGAGCAAGCAACTCTGGGCGTGTTTGGTTGCTAGCCGAGTCTTTTCCCGTATCGAGTGGCTCACATCGGCAGTTTGgaaggcgcgtttggtagcctggccTCGTCTGCCAGCAATTTTCGTCCTTTGGTTATCTGGCCATGtctatgttgttgttgttgttgttgcaggaATCGCATCTTAAAGCATCCTCGGGCTAGGGCTTCGAGGAACATTTGGATCGGCGAGCCACCCGCATCTCCGCAAAAATCGATGACACCGCGTTCTAGCAAAGCTACCGCGGGAGATGGCGCAAGCTGGCGCAGAACGGCGAAAACTCGGCGGGATACTTTCAGTCACCGCACTCCAAATTTTGCCACCGTATATACGGCTCTCTCACCGCCAAATCTGAATCCCTTCCTCCCATTTAGAGCTCATCCACCCTttccgatctagcgacatggccggctcttcctcacccgcacggtcggcgaggTTGGCGGCGGCGACTACTGGTCGTGgattgtcgtcttcttcctctgcgtcgatCACTCCGGTTGTTGTAAGCTTCTGTAAATtctagccttagatctagatcttttgggtACAGAGGGGTCTGAAAGTATCCATTGTAGGCAATTCATTTATCGCCAGTCGAGGTTGGATCTGACTTTACCATGGGGACGGTTGTCGAGGTTGCATCTGAATCTTCCACGGGAACGGTTGTCTTCATTGCATCTGACTCTTCCGCAGGGAAGGTTGCGTTGCCTGCATCTTCGCCAGGTCCCCTGCTCCCCCGATCTCGGTGCTGCGTGTGGCTCCTCTGACTGTAAGGCCGCTCTTTCTTTTctcgtagttcattgatctggtagtgcttaaggatgtggatatggtagtggtagttcactgatgtggtagtgcttaaggacgtggatgtggtagtggtagttcattgatgtgttAATGCTTAGGTACGTTCTTCTGgtgtttgtcatgtaggcgatcatatCATTGGGCTCCCCTGATCTTTCAGCTCCAACCGTCAATGTTCAACATTGTCTATTTTCAAgtatggtttggaaacctgagatTTCAGTTTGTGCTGAACTGGTTGGTTCAGCTCGTACATTGCTGCGTTTGTTTTAACCTGGGATTTAAAGAAGAGCATATGAAAAAGGTTACTATTGATGTTCATGCATTCATTGGCATACATGTGAGCACTCTTCAAATCTACAACCACATCATaaggtggaggaccaagtggagcgTCGTAATCAAGATGAAATCAGATCGCACTCTGGACTTGGAgcgaagatggttgctgcttctatGCTGCAGATGAAGAGACGGCGCATGAGTACATTAAGGTATTAAGCTTCATTGAGTTCCTTCATAGATATGAAATTATGTCATTGTCATCCGCACTAACAGTTGTTCCTTTTGGATTGCAGCGCTACCCGAGGCATCATCGGTATGTCGGGACACCGATCACGAACTATGCTCATATGAAGACGGTCTTTAGCCCCGGTTTGTCTGCAAGGCGCAGCTGTTCCAACCTAAGTTGTTGTTCAGGGCAATCGACTATATTATCGACAACGAAGAAGAATATGACGAGTACCGTCAGCTGCAGCCATCTGAGAGGAGGACCTGGCTCCGCAAgcagtttcctgcttagtgcttaTGTTTCCTTTATCACGATCTGCCGATTTTGGGAGGTGCTCTCGTATcactccattagctaggacttgcttgAACCTAATCCTCGATCTACTGATtaacttgttcgaggtggtatatactaacccctcgtgtgattagttgatacgtttcaaacgtatctataatttcttatgttccatgctacttttatgatgatactcacatgttttatacacattatatgtcattattatgcattttccggcactaacctattaacgagatgccgaagagtcggttcttcgttttacgctatttttggtttcagaaatcctagtaaggaaatattctcggaattggacgaaatcaacgcccagggtcctatttttgcacgaagcttccagaagaccgagggggaaagaaagtggggccacgaggcgccgacacaacagggcggcgcggcctggcccttggccgcgccggcctggcgtgtggggccctcgtgtggccccctgatgcgtgtagttgacacgtccgttgggaaccccaagaggaaggtgtgatgcgcacagcggcaagtttccctcagtaagaaaccaaggtttaatcgaaccagtaggagtcaagaagcacgttgaaggttgatggcggcgggatgtagtgcgccgcaacaccagagattcggcgccaacgtggaacctgcacaacacaaccaaagtactttgccccaacgaaacggtgagattgtcaatctcaccggcttgctgtaacaaaggattaaccgtattgtgtggaagatgattgtttgcgagaaaacagtaaaacaagtattgcagtagattgtatgcgatgtaaagaataggaccggggtccacagttcactagaggtgtctctcccataagataaaagcatgttgggtgaacaaattacagtcgggcaattgacaaatagagagagcataacaatgcacatccatattatgatgagtactgtgagatttaattgggcattacgacaaagtacatagaccgctatccagcatgcatctatgcctaaaaagtccaccttcaggttatcatccgaaccccctccagtattaagttgctaacaacagacaattgcattaaatattgcgcgtaatgtaatcagtaactacatcctcgaacatagcaccaatgttttatccctagtggcaacagcacatccataaccttagaggttcttgtcactcctccagattcacggagacatgaacccactatcgagcataaatactccctcttggagttactagcatcaacttggccagagcatctactaataacggagagcatgcaagatcataaacaacacatagacataactttgataatcaacataacaagtattctctattcatcggatcccgacaaacacaacatatagtattacagatagatgatcttaatcatgttaggcagctcacaagatccaacaatgaagcacaatgaggagaagacaaccatctagctacttctatggacccatagtccaggggtgaactactcactcatcactccggaggcgaccatggcggtgaagagtcctccgggagatgaatcccctctccggcagggtgccggaggagatctccggaatccccgagatgggattggcggcggcggcgtctcactaaggttctccgtatcgtggctctcggtgctgggggtttcgcgacggacgctatttgtaggcggaagggcaggtaagaggcggcacgaggggcccacaccataggtcggcgcggccggggcccgggctgcgccgcctagggtgtggccacctcgtggccccacttcgtctcctcttcggtcttcggaagcttcgtggcaaaataggaccacgggcgttgatttcgtccaattcgagaatatttctttactaggatttctgaaaccaaaaacagcagaaaacaacaagcggcacttcggcatcttgttaataggttagttccagaaaatgcacgaatatgacataaagtgtgcataaaacatgtagatatcatcaataatgtggcatggaacacaagaaattatcgatacgtcggagacgtatcaccccccgcgttgcccttccgcctacttaaagcctccgtcgcgaaacccccagtaccgagagccacgatacggaaaaccttactgagacgccgccgccaatcccatctcgggggattcaggagatcgcctccggcaccctgccggagagggga contains:
- the LOC124662084 gene encoding AMSH-like ubiquitin thioesterase 3 isoform X1, which translates into the protein MAMTSPRRARRDTSIEGLARPVAVDHRISLPYYFRIADNLLRQANIYREEKNLVDLYIILLRYSSLLSETIPKHRDYHAFKSREKEFLKKGPHNSDKLLNVISELESLKPIVKEQIAQLAPSPPMVQPAFGSATGPLQKTFSKGGHQEASPQGVEPDRQLVKSSTSLPYLKDETLSRHSILGPNGLHGQWTGPVTGVKIQYPSYPELTQSDIPSLVPAILNQNGSYGSSTTSLDGSTNINGDMQSVLSLDDGRWSLPVKGPASVSYAGFEEEFSQLNIRQPSPPPVLAQVHPKHRPISPSRVADPRPGLATCDTGRFQNLHVPVALMESFLRLAEANTANNLETCGILAGYLKKRTFYVTTLIIPKQKSTSDSCQATNEEEIFEVQDKASLFTLGWIHFLLILTLGHQSSMTDYYRQ
- the LOC124662084 gene encoding AMSH-like ubiquitin thioesterase 3 isoform X2; the encoded protein is MAMTSPRRARRDTSIEGLARPVAVDHRISLPYYFRIADNLLRQANIYREEKNLVDLYIILLRYSSLLSETIPKHRDYHAFKSREKEFLKKGPHNSDKLLNVISELESLKPIVKEQIAQLAPSPPMVQPAFGSATGPLQKTFSKGGHQEASPQGVEPDRQLVKSSTSLPYLKDETLSRHSILGPNGLHGQWTGPVTGVKIQYPSYPELTQSDIPSLVPAILNQNGSYGSSTTSLDGSTNINGDMQSVLSLDDGRWSLPVKGPASVSYAGFEEEFSQLNIRQPSPPPVLAQVHPKHRPISPSRVADPRPGLATCDTGRFQNLHVPVALMESFLRLAEANTANNLETCGILAGYLKKRTFYVTTLIIPKQKSTSDSCQATNEEEIFEVQDKASLFTLGWIHTHPTQTCFLSSIDLHNHYSYQVMLPEAIAIVMAPTDTTRKHGIFHLTDPGGMGVIHDCQESGFHPHEEPLDGTSIYEHCSHVYMNPNVKFDMVDLRSV